CGCCTTGGCGGCCCAGACGGCCAGGGTCGCGTCGTAGATGGCTGTGTGCGCCATGGCCAGCGTGCGCGCGGCCCGCGGTGGCACCAGGCCCGCCTCGATCGTCATGTCGCGCGCCGTCTCGCTCCAGCGCACCGGCGCCGGTTGACTGTTCCAGTAGGCCACCGTCTCGCGCTCCCCGGCCGTCAAACGCCCCAGCCAGGCCTTGACCTCGGCCAGATCGGCCGCCTGCCGGGCCGTCTCCGGTGCCGGGTCCGGCAGCGCCGCCATGTCGCTCACCACCAGCGGCCGCCAGGTCGCAGCGCCCGCTTCGACCGTCAGAGGGGTCTCCCCCGGGGCGGGTCCCACCGTCGCCGGACTGCTACAGGCGAGCAGCCCGACGATGGCAGCCAGCGCCAAGCAGGCGGCACGGCCGAGCATTCTCCCCACCCCGCTCATTTCGCCTCGCGCTCGTAAGCGTCGGCGTGCAGGTCGCCGACCTGCTTGCCAAGGTTCACGCCATCCACGCAGTCGGTGCGGAAATGAATGCCGCCCCAGATGCGCGAGTTGGACATCTCGTCCCGCAGGGCCTCGAAGCGCGCCGCTTGGGCCGGAAAGGCGCGCGAGAGCACGGCCGCGCCGGCTCCGGAAAAGGTGCTGTGGCCGGACGGAT
This DNA window, taken from Candidatus Sericytochromatia bacterium, encodes the following:
- a CDS encoding chloroperoxidase, giving the protein PSGHSTFSGAGAAVLSRAFPAQAARFEALRDEMSNSRIWGGIHFRTDCVDGVNLGKQVGDLHADAYEREAK